From Girardinichthys multiradiatus isolate DD_20200921_A chromosome 19, DD_fGirMul_XY1, whole genome shotgun sequence:
acactaactgaaatatttcaggtcttttattgtcttaacacggatgattttggcatacagctcatgaaaacccaaaattcctatctcacaaaatttgcatatttcatccgaccaataaaagaaaagtgtttttattacaaaaaacgtcaaccttcaaataatcatgtacagttatgcactcaatacttggtcgggaatcctttggcagaaatgactgcttcaatgcggcgtggcatggaggcaatcagcctgtggcactgctgaggtcttatggaggcccaggatgcttcgatagcggcctttagctcatccagagtgttgggtcttgagtctctcaacgttctcttcacaatatcccacagattctctatggggttcaggtcaggagagttggcaggccaattgagcacagtgataccatggtcagtaaaccatttaccagtggttttggcactgtgagcaggtgccaggtcatgctgaaaaatgaaatcttcatctccataaagcttttcagcatgatggaagcatgaagtgctccaaaatctcctgatagctagctgcattgatccctgcccttgataaaacacagtggaccaacaccagcagctgacacggcaccccagaccatcactgactgtgggtacttgacactggacttctggcattttggcatttccttctccccagtcttcctccagactctggcaccttgatttccgaatgacatgcagaatttgatttaatccgaaaaaagtactttggaccactgagcaacagtccagtgctgcttctctgtagcccaggtcaggcgcttctgccgctgtttctggttcaaaagtgacttgacctggggaatgcggcacctgtagcccatttcctgcacacgcctgtgcacggtggctctggatgtttctactccagactcagtccactgcttccgcaggtcccccaaggtctggaatcggcccttctccacaatcttcctcagggtccggtcacctcttctcgttgtgcagcgttttctgccacactctttccttcccacagacttcccactgaggtgccttgatacagcactctgggaacagcctattcgttcagaaatttctttctgtgtcttaccctcttgcttgagggtgtcaatagtggccttctggacagcagtcaggtcggcagtcttacccatgattggggttttgagtgatgaaccaggctgggagttttaaaggcctcaggaatcttttgcaggtgtttagagttaactcgttgattcagatgattaggttcatagctcatttagagacccttttaatgatatgctaattttgtgagataggaattttgggttttcatgagctgtatgccaaaatcatccgtattaagacaataaaagacctgaaatatttcagttagtgtgcaatgaatctaaaatatatgaatgttaaatttccatcatgacattatggaaaataatgaactttatcacaatatgctaatattttgagaaggacctgtatgtctctatcagttttcacatcaagagactgaaattcttgcccattcttccttgtaaaacagctggagctcagtgaggttggatggagagcgttcgtgaactgcagtcttcagctctttccacagattctcgattggattcaggtctggactttgacttggccattccaacacctggatatgtttatttgtgaaccattccattgtagactTGGCTTTatcgtcccagtctcaggtctcttgcagactccaacaggttttcttccagaatggtcctgtatttggtcccatccatcttcccatcaattttgaccatcttccctgtccctgctgatgaaaagcaggtccaaaccatgatgctgccaccaccatgtttgacagtagggatggtgtgttcagggtaatgagctgtgttgcttttatgccaaacatcgttttgcattgtggccaaacagttggattttggtttcatctgaccagagcaccttcttccacatgtttggtgtgtctcccaggtggcttgtggcaaactttaaacgagactttttatggatatctttgagaaatggctttcttcttgccactcttccataaaggccagatttgtgcagtgtacgactgattgttgtcctatggacagactctcccagctcagctgtagatctctgcagttcatccagagtgaccatgggcctcttggctgcatctctgattagtcttctccttgttcgagatgaatgtttagagggacggcttggtagatttgcagtggtctgatactccttccatttcaatatgattgcttgcacagtgctccctgggatgtttaaaacttgggaaatctttttgtatccaaatacagctttaaacttctccacaacagtatctctgacctgcctggtgtgttccttggtcttcatgatgctctctgcgctttgaacagaaccctgagactatcacagagcaggtgcatttatacagagacttgattacacacaggtggattctatttatcatcatcagtcatttgggacaacattggatcattcagagatcctcactgaacttctggagtgaatTTGCtgcaatgaaaataaattataatattgcacgccccacttttcagtattttatttttaaaaaagtttgacacatccaataaatttcattacacaaaacatttgaattttatatctttgcttgatgcctgaaatgtggcaagtggttgaaaagttcaagggggccgagtactttcacaaggcactgtataaatcCATACTTGTGCAATTTGAGATTCTCTTGTCATTTAGAATATGCAGTCCATGCAGTAATAGGTGCAGTTTTGATTGCCATTTTTAACACACATTTCTctgattttaaatgcattttgaaatatttaacacACCCCATCAGCCATCAGCCACTAAAACTTCATAAATCGCCTCAGCCTCAATTGCTACAAGTACATCTTCTTGCACACAAGCCTCCAGTGATGATGTTTGTCCACCATCTCCAGTACCCTCCACCTCAGCTCAGCACTCAAGTGAAGATATAGGTCAACCTACCTTATTCACTCTAGCAGCCCACTGGCATTAATGCTTCACTAACTGACCCTGCCAACTGACCAGCTGGCTTATCAGATGCAATTAGAGCAAAGTTAATTCGAAGAAGTCcaaatcagagcaaaaacacTTTTGTGTTTCCAAAAAACAGAGATGGCATAAGTTGTCATTATGATTACTTCAATAAAGTTTTAGTAGAGGAAAAAGTGCACAGAAGCTCACTGATGTATTCACACAAAACAGATAGTCTGCACTGTTTCTGTTGTAAGCTGTTTTGTGTCAGAGAATTCAAATTCAATAGAGAAGGGTTAGCAGACTGAAAAAATGTGTCTTCCATCCTCAGGGGACACATAAATGGCAAGAAGCACAACACAAACATGGCAAAATGGAAAGAGCTAGACATCTGTCTCATAAAGGGGCTCACAATTGACAAAAGAGAGATGGCCCTTCTAGAGACTGAAAAACAGATGGAGAGAAGTTCTGATCAGATTAATGGCAATAATTCAGTCTTTATCTAAAGGAAGTTGCCTTAAGGCCCAATGGCAACTTTAAGGAAGTTGCCATTGCTCATGGCCAAATTTGATCCAATTATGATGCATCATGTACAAAGAGTGGAGAGTGAAAGTAAAAAGCACCAAAATTACCTGGAAAATACCATCCAGAATGAATTAATTGACTGCATCAACTCCAAAATACTTGAGGGAATAAAAACCTGCAAGTATTATTCCATCATTTTGGATTATACTCCCGACCTTAGCCAAAAGGAACAGGTGTCGGTCATTGTCAGGATTGTTACACAGGAGAATGAGCCACATATGAAAGAGCACTTCTTGGGCTTTCTTGAAGAGAGTACCCAACAGGAGCAGGCTTATCAGCTCTTATCCTCAACAGGCTAGACAAGCTTAACATTCCCTTTGAGGACAGCAGAGGGCAGTCCTATGATAATCGTGCCAACATGAAGGGGAAGCACAGAGATGTTCAGGCAAGGGCAAGGCCTCTTCAAAACAACCCATGGGCTTTCTTTGTGTCATGTGGTGCCCACACTCTCAATTTAGTAGTAGCACAAGCTGCACCAGATGTCATTAGCTATTTTGGATATATGTCCAAAATCTACACTTTTCTCTGCCTCCACCCATTGATGGTCAATTTTGCTAAATCATGCAAAGACCACCCTAAAGTCTTGGTCAGAGACTATGTGGGAgagcaaaataaaaagtgtggAGGCAGTGAGATTCAAACCAGGCAGGTGAGAGATGCTCTTTTGGAAGTCAGGGAAACAACAGAGCCTTTAGTAAAAGTTGAAGCCCAAACCTTAGCTGATGAATTTGGTTCCTACAGTTTCTGCATTTGCACTGCTGCGTATGGAGGACCAGTCCTGCtataattaagaataaatacataaataaataaatgaatcaataaaatatttactggGCCAAAAAGTAGCTAGATATAAATTAGTGCGCCATtatatgcaacaaaataataaagagattAAATTATTGATGAATTAAttggaaataaatatatatatttctattttaagctaccatttttatttaaaccacatattttcaaatcatacttttttcttgaactctatatttttcctttatttaatacaagtggATTTCTTGCCGTTTGATTTTTCCTACCCCTTTCCTTTCAAATTTATTACCACTCAaatatattaaactttttttttccttaaaagtatatttttcaaattattttactatCCTTTTATTTGTTAAGCACCGATATATTTTCCCCTCCAATATACCCCTGTAGTATTTATTTCCCCAACAGATTTCCCTGAgcccatttatttccatctttcttttttagatGACTTGGTCGCTGTATTGTCTTTTCGTCACCGCCTCAGCTTCTCTCCTATTGGCTGAGGTCAAACCTCTAGGAAGTAGcagcgccatagaaagagaGGCTCTGCCTGGTTCTGAAAAGGAGCTAGCAGAACAGCTAGCTTACCTTCTGTCATGTTGCTAAAGAAGTCAGGACCATTGTGGATTTAGTGGTAGATAGCGCTGTTAGTCGGGATAGTTTACTGTATCTTGTTGACTCTAACTGAGAATACTCCAGCTTGCCGAAGTAGTAAGACTAAATCACGATTTCAGACAAGCTTCAAAACAAAAGAATCACTTACTGAGGACTTTTTACAAACTAGGGGAAACATACAAGAACTTCAACATTAAATTagcatctttaaacatttacaatgatACTTTTTGAATAATATtaagatatacatttttcaacaaTAAATCCTAGTAAATATGGCCAATATTATTCAACATATTAACCTTTTTCAGGTCATACAAGGATGATTTCTGTCCTAAAAGTTCAGTTTCTATAAATGTCACCATGTTCTATGTTTCATGtggcatttcttttttaaacagttaatcttcaaaaaaataaaaaatatattttgttcagACTTGTACTAATTCATTGTTGTGCGCTAACAGTAAGGCAGAGATTGATTAATGTAATGTAAGATATTTGGTAAAGTAAAATTTATGTCATCACAGTATTGGTAAGGTCTCCCTCCCACAATGTCCCTCATAAGCATCCTTGTCCCACATTTGGTTTTTTGAAAACTATCATAGCGTGGACTACGTTTTTTCAGCGCTGCACTGTGTGCAAGACATAAACATAGTGGTGAAAATGCATACACACAGACTGACTGTAAAGAGTATTTCTCTTCACCCTACAAATTCCTGTCAGAAACTGTAACAGATTGGTCCCTCGGACCATTCTTATTTGttagttttactttaacaaggAGTTACAAATTTGCATGTTGCACTTTTAGCTGTTAAATCAATCTTCTGCAACttgcaggtccttctcaaaaaattagcatattgtgataaagttcattattttccataatgtcatgatgaaaatttaacattcatatattttagattcattgcacactaactgaaatatttcaggtcttttattgtcttaatacagatgattttggcatacagctcatgaaaacccaaaattcctatctcacaaaattagcatatttcatccgaccaataaaagaaaagtgtttttaatacaaaaaacgtcaaccttcaaataatcatgtacagttatgcactcaatacttggtcggaaatccttttgcagaaatgactgcttcaatgcggcgtggcatggaggcaatcagcctgtggcactgctgaggtcttatggaggcccaggatgcttcgatagcggcctttagctcatccagagtgttgggtcttgagtctctcaacgttctcttcacaatatcccacagattctctatggggttcaggtcaggagagttggcaggccaattgagcacagtgataccatggtcagtaaaccatttaccagtggttttggcactgtgagcaggtgccaggtcgtgctgaaaaatgaaatcttcatctccttaaagcttttcagcagatggaagcatgaagtgctccaaaatctcctgatagctagctgcattgaccctgcccttgataaaacacagtggaccaacaccagcagctgacacaacaccccagaccatcactgactgtgggtacttgacactggacttctggcatttccttctccccagtcttcctccagactctggcaccttgatttccgaatgacatgcagaatttgctttcatccgaaaaaagtactttggaccactgagcaacagtccagtgctgcttctctgtagcccaggtgaggttcaaaagtggcttgacctggggaatgcggcacctgtagcccatttcctgcacacgcctgtgcactgtggctctggatgtttctactccagactcagtccactgcttccgctggtcccccaaggtctggaatcggcccttctccacaatcttcctcagggtccggtcacctcttctcattgtgcagcgttttctgccacactgtttccttcccacagacttcccactgaggtgccttgatacagcactctgggaacagcctattcgttcagaaatttctttctgtgtcttaccctcttgcttgagggtgtcaatagtggccttctggacagcagtcaggtcggcagtcttacccatgattggggttttgagtgatgaaccaggctgggagttttaaaggcctcaggaatcttttgcaggtgtttagagttaactcgttgattcagatgattaggttcatagctcatttagagacccttttaatgatatgctaattttgtgataggaattttgggttttcatgagctgtatgccaaaatcatccgtattaagaaaataaaagatctgaaatatttcagttagtgtgcaatgaatctaaaatatatgaatgttaaattttcatcatgacattatggaaaataatgaactttatcacaatatgctaatattttgagaaggacctgtacagctccAAAGCACAAGTGGCTCTGTGGCTCACTTTTATCTTATtgccctgtttttcttttatgccCGGTTTCATTCTTTTATGGGcatatggttttgtttttttaacacgAACAACAGACTAGAAATAACTTTATTCaagcaaaacatattttacaaagaaaatttCTGCGTCAGTAAACAACCcagtaaacaataaaaacaaactttattttcatatagtttttttttcctttttaaaataatctattGTCAAGTTTTTCATATTGCATTGTCTCAGAGACTCAAGGCCACATTTCTCCATGTCCTACAAAGGAATACAATGATTATCTGTCAGCTAATGGAAGCGCTCAAACAAATCCTATGCAAAACagtccttgtgtgtgtgtgtgtgagatcactTACTACCTTTAAGCTTTTGGAGTATCTCCTAGATGTTCCTATGGTATTAGCAGATCATTTTCCCATCAGTAATTCAAAACCAGCTAAGAATAAAAATGATCTGTCTGACTGCCTGCAGAACATAAGGCAATACTGGTGTTAGAAGCCAAACTGGTCAGTTGATCAAAGGTCCATTTTGGCAGCAGTTAATGCTGTTCTGTTCTTGTAATTCTGGTTCACAGAGGAGTCCTGGCTGGGAATCCTCTCCCCTCTGGATACAAGTTCACACTGCTGATAGGcaatcaataaaaaacaaaaatctctcAGTCTGGAaactaaaaaactgaaaggtgaCAGAATGAGAGGTAGCAGAGGGCCACACTGCATGCAGCAACTCGAAGCATGCAGATTTCCTCAAAATAAATCTGTCACTGTTAGCTGTCCAAAATCCTGTGATGTTTCTGGTTAAAACTCCTatattaaaaggttttatttttgctaaatCAAGTCCCACATTTTTCTAATACTTCCAGTACTATGCTGGTATCTGAAGCAAGATGTTTTCACTGCTTTCTGACATCTGGTTGGTGAAGGTGCTGTCTAGAAAGATAATCACTGCTGTTGCATCACAGGATGGATGTTAGTGGTCTGGCTATAGCAGCTGGCTACCTCATTGTAAAATCAGAGCAGAACTACACTGAATGAGCTTGAGCACACACAGCAGGTAGAAACAGTTTGACAGGCTGCTGCAGCATATTGTACCACATTGCtttttatacacacacacacacacacacacacacacaaaataattCAGCTTTCATGGCTATAGTTCTGCCTGTAAATTGGCACATTGATGCTGTGAAATGAAGGCACCCAGCGGTTGTCATGGAGACCCACATTGCAGCCAGGTGCATCCCTCTGGGCATCATGGCAACACATCCAGTACCCTGGCCCATATGGCAGAGCCTGACAGTATAGCTTGTGGTGCCAGCGGCAAAGGGACACATCTCCAGGGCAGTAACGCTTTTTGCACTGTTTGCAGGGGTCATCACGGTAACGAGGGTCAGACACCCAGAGCGAGTCGGCGGGCCGCACACCATAGTTCTCAATGACAAACTTGAAGTAGCTGCAGGTGCACTTGAGTGCAGCGAGGCTCTGTGTTGGCAGCAGAAGGAACATGTTCACCAGCAGGTGATGGGGAAGCATGAGCAAATAGGACTGTGGTGccagcagctgctgcagccGTTGGCGCACTTTAAGGAAGTCCTGTGACACTGAAGCACTCCGCCTAGGAGGCACTGTGGCAGAGCAAGGAGGACTCACAGTCTTGTCGCCCTTGTTCTTCTCTAACCGGTGAGAGGTACTGACAACGTTAGAAGCGGGAGGAAGGCTCAGCTCTAAATAAAAGCTTGTTCTGAAATGGGGGGTGCAGAGTTTTGACTCTAACTTACCAGGAGAAAGAAAGAGGAGGCCAGGCAGTGGCTCCTTCTCCTCAGACTGGGGGGGTGGGTCTGTTGTCTCCCCTGAAACTTCCTGGGATTTCGCAGCTGTGGCAGGGGGCTCCACCCTGACTATTTGTGACAAACTGATTGGTTTCTTGCAGCAGTTCAGAGCTTCAGATGATGATGGTGAAGAAACTGGTGGCACTGATGATGTTTCTGACTGTGGTGCAGATTGGCAGGGGCTGAAGTTCTTCTGCCCTGCAGCTAGAAGGACTCTACCCACTGTCCTCTTTAGGCTGTTGCTCCGAGAAAGACTGCTCTCAGTGGTCCTCAGACACTCTGACTCCAACTTAGCCACCATTTCTGAGACCCTGACAAACTCTGGTTCCTCCCCCTCCCTGATCCCCAGCCGGGTGGTTTTGGACAGGGTAATAGTAGCAGAGCTCCTCTGGAGGTTTAACAGAGGTTTTAAGTTTGGCTCCAGCTCCCTTGCTCTGTGCTCCAAAAAAGCCACCATCTCCACAACTGAAATCTTCTGCTCCTCCTCTGCTGACACTGATGTCTCCATACACTGTCCACCACTTGACTCAGTACACCTTGGCTTTAGTTTGAGGTCACACTGCTGTTTACTCAGGAAATGGCTCCTCTGGTCCAGCTGATGGTTCTGGTTGTTCAAGGACCTGCGGCGCCTCTTGGCAGAGCTGTTTTCTTCCCAAATTCCCTTTGCCTTCACAGCACGGAACCGCCCTGTCAAAGTGCTGCTGTTCGTGCATGCAATCACTGCTCCACCACAGCAGCTCAAATAGCTACCTGAGTTGTGTGCGCTGCTATCTGCCCCATCTGTCTGCCTCCCCTCGGAAGCGAAGATGGCGATCTTCTCACGCACGTGTCCTTGTTTAATAACAGCCCACATGTTCAGAGCTGCATCAGCATCCTCCATCGTGGTCCAGCCATGTACGAGAGGAGTGTTGTACCTGCTGCTGGTCGGTGAGGGCATTTGTTGCACATTGATGCTGTATGTCACCTTCAGATGAAGTGACATTCCGCAACTGAATGGAATTTGGGTAGTGCTGATGTTGCTCTAATTACTGGACATCTTCCTCAtcagcaccccctgctggatcCCGTAAACAATGCTCCTCTCAGATCTAGTCTGAACAGAGGTTGCATCCAAATCCAACTCAGAGCAGGAGCTATGGATAGGACCACAGATGCATGGCTGACCTAAAGGAAGGGGGAGAGTACAATTATTCAATTACAAAAATGATCAAactttataaaaaattaaactttaGATGCTCTGCAGTTTTTGGATTAGTTTTAAAGAATTTTGTGACCAACCTGTTACTCTGTGGTCCTCACATTcaattttacatttctgttaGATTGCTGGTTTGAGAACATAAATTCCTACAACTCTGAAGTCCACTTTCAGATAAAGATTTAGATATGTTCTTTCCACCACACAATCAACTGAAAGGTCTTGAGATGGAAAAGTCGACCAACAATATTACCCCAGCAGCCAAGATGAAGactctgctgggtttccttagatagaaaactttttatcagtttgaaaaacaaacccaacatgactgcactgtttaataaCTAGGATCACACTGGAATCTACACAATTAAGTTTGAACAGTATATACGATTGTATTGAATTGGCCACATATGTctatatataaaattatttctgtaaTATTCTGTGAGATGACATTCATTGTGAATgggctctatataaataaactgcatagaattgaattaaatgtaaTCTGTGTACTAAAGTACACCATCCTCTATTTTGTAACACAGAaccttcaatatttttttaattatgtgaCCAACAATTTTGCTCAAATGAGTAAAAGAACACAGTTCTtccatttgtaaaataaaagcaattcaGGTATGAACCTAAAAGTCACATTTCATACagatacagtggggagaacaagtatttgatacactgccaattttgcaATGCAAAATCtgcaaataatattttcttaaatccttaatttttatcataggtactcttcagtGACAGATTCTAAAACataatccagaaaatcacattgtgtgattttgaaataattaattagcatttattGTATGACATacgtatttgatcacctaacaaccagtaagaattccAGCTCTCACAAGGTCTGTtagttctttaagaagccctcctgttctccactcattacctgtattaactgcacctgtttgaacttgttatctgtatacatggatgaacatggactctgaactgtacacaaaggCCAATATGAACTTTTCTACACCTTTCGGtgtcacattaacctacttccagctcagcccaggaagaggaggagtcatagctggacttcccgtgacgtcactgtccgaacAAAAACAGCGCGTTCCAACATGGCGGCCTCTACCACACGGATCTCCAGGAGAAtcggacggagggacacagagttgtctctttgctggcaagaaggcactcttcaacttggatctAAACGTGACCATGATCACAACGATCATGTGCAACAAGGTTAAGTAATGATTGCTTTTAGAGTATCCAGCATTCATCCATATAAGgggaataataaaacaaatgtggctCGACTTTTCTCTGGGGCCTACAGAAGCCCTAATTGAAGCAATTTTCCCCTGCCTGAAGGAGGACAATGCGAACGCATCATCGCACACCTTCCTGCGTGCAAGTCCAAGTAGCAAGAGTTACCCGCCACACCACGGCCACTGAAGGATCCGCAACGTGTCTATGTCATACAGTTAGGCCAGGCCTAACTGTATAACATAGACAACGCTATCACCTTTGTTATTGCCCACACATGGATGACTGGACAACTTTGTTTCCCTCAACTCGTCGCCCATGacatattttcttcaaaacGGTTCACGTAAGAAGTCGTGTTTGGGCGGAGAAGATTAGttcagaatgaaataatctaaaaaaaaaaaattgtagttTCATGATGTtgggtttttatttctgtttcgaAAACTCAGCTGTCTAGATGTTAGTggactagctgctcagctaatgtaAACAGACAGTTAATTGAAGCTAATAATTTTGTTGTGTGTTGTCTTTTAAGGTTtagacaattttatttaaaagggtggttttaaacacagctcgtgcttattcattttaatcctttcattattggtattttaaaaaggtacatGTGTGACTTTAAAGGAGTGGTAGCAAGCTATGAGTTTcctttgttagctccaaccgctaacgacTAAGGCTAAACGTGACTTGCTGCTATCTTATAGAGTTCATAGGCTTCTTCGTCACCAGATGAGGGCCAGTTAaaaatcatttatccagaaaggtttttttttttttttcaaaaataatattttctttaataatattaGTATTTAATATTCTTAAATTTAATATttcctaaataatatttcaagagttattttacaaaataaaggcagctaattaaacaccattgacaattcgtcatccagaaggttggtttattcagtaaat
This genomic window contains:
- the fbxo34 gene encoding F-box only protein 34: MSLHLKVTYSINVQQMPSPTSSRYNTPLVHGWTTMEDADAALNMWAVIKQGHVREKIAIFASEGRQTDGADSSAHNSGSYLSCCGGAVIACTNSSTLTGRFRAVKAKGIWEENSSAKRRRRSLNNQNHQLDQRSHFLSKQQCDLKLKPRCTESSGGQCMETSVSAEEEQKISVVEMVAFLEHRARELEPNLKPLLNLQRSSATITLSKTTRLGIREGEEPEFVRVSEMVAKLESECLRTTESSLSRSNSLKRTVGRVLLAAGQKNFSPCQSAPQSETSSVPPVSSPSSSEALNCCKKPISLSQIVRVEPPATAAKSQEVSGETTDPPPQSEEKEPLPGLLFLSPGKLESKLCTPHFRTSFYLELSLPPASNVVSTSHRLEKNKGDKTVSPPCSATVPPRRSASVSQDFLKVRQRLQQLLAPQSYLLMLPHHLLVNMFLLLPTQSLAALKCTCSYFKFVIENYGVRPADSLWVSDPRYRDDPCKQCKKRYCPGDVSLCRWHHKLYCQALPYGPGYWMCCHDAQRDAPGCNVGLHDNRWVPSFHSINVPIYRQNYSHES